Below is a genomic region from Desulfonatronum thiosulfatophilum.
AACGCTCCACTTGCATATACTTGCCCACCTCCACCGTGCCCGGTGCGGCGATGCGGCCCAGGTCGTTGCGTCCCAGATCCACGAGCATGACGTGTTCGGCCCGCTCCTTGGGATCAGCCAGCAGTTCTTCGGCCAGCTGCCGGTCCAGGACCTCGGTTTCCCCGCGCGGCCGAGTTCCGGCAATGGGTCGGGACTGGAGCAGGCCTGCCTCGCAACGCACCAGCAGTTCCGGGGAGGAACCCAGCAGGGTCAGCCGGGGCAGGCGCATGAAAAACATGTAGGGTGACGGATTGATTTGGCGCAGACGTCGGTAGAGGACGAAGGGCTCGCCGGAAAAGGGGGCCTCGAACCGGGTGGAGATGACGGTCTGGATCACCTCGCCGGTGCGGATGAGTTCCTTGGTCCGACGGACCCGTTCCATGAATTCGTCGCCATCGGGGATGTGCCGGACCTGACCCACCACCGGCGGCTCGTCCGGAACGGCCTTCTGCAGCTCTTCCACGGAGTTGCGGTCCGGATCAAGGCCGAGCACGCAGCAGCGGTGATGCAGGTGGTCGAACAGGGCCACTCGGCCAGGAAGCACGAGGCAGCAGTCGGCCTGGGACGGAGGCAGCAGCGGAGCCAGCTTGGGCTCGAAAAGCCCGGCCATGCCGTAGCCGAAGTACCCGTACAGCCCTCTGACCAGAGGCGGAAGGTCCGCGAACTCGTCCTGCGCGGTGATGCGCAGCGTGGCCATTATTTCGCGCAAAGCCGAGATGAATTCCTCGCCGTCCAGCTTTTCCAAACCCTTGAGGCGGGAATCGTGAGTCTGGACGTCCATGCGGCCGTCCCGACAGCTCAGACGCATCCGAAAGTCCCACGCAATCAGGCTGTATCGCCCAAGGCGACCGTCCACTTCCGCGCTTTCCAGCAAGATTCCCGGGCGCTTGCCGACCAGGCCGAGAAACAGACTGATGGGCGTTTGCACGTCCGCGGCCAGCCATTGGCCCGTCTGGGGCAGATCGATGTGCATTGCGTTCTCCTTGGTTTTGGGTTCGCTATTCAACTGATGCCATAAAAAAAGCCGCCTTCCCTGGGAAGGCGGCTTTTGAGTAAATGTCGTGACGATGCACAAGCTTTTGAGCCATCTTCCCCTAAATCATGAGCTTCGCCACCACCAGCCGGCCCGCTGGGCCAGGACGTCTACGTCCCCGCCGGCAGCGATGTTCAGGTGGGAGCGGAACTGGCGGACCGCGTCCTGGCTGTAGGGGTTGGCTTCGAACAGGTCAGCAAAAAGAGCTGCGTCTTCCGTCAGCATTTTGCGGGCCGCTTCCAATCTGCGCTCAAAGGAGGGAGTCAGAAAATCCCGCAGGCCGTCATCCCCGGCCAGCGCGGCCAGATAGGCGGCTGTGGTCACGAAGTTCAGCCCCTGAATTGCGGCCATGGCCCGGTCATGGGTCTCCGCCGTGGTGGGGAAGGTCTGAAACCCGAGGTCTTCCAGCACCGAGGAGACTGTTTGCGTTGCCTGATCGTCGCGGCCAGGGACCACGGCGACGCGCGGCGCTTCGCCCGGATCCTGACCGAACAGGGGATGCGTGCCCACCACGGGTCCCGGGTGATATTGCAGCATCAGGCGCAGGGGTTGGACCTTCACGGAGCAGATATCCACCAGAATGGCATCTGGCCTGCAATGCGGGGCGCATTTCACCAGGACCTCTTCCATGGCCGGCGCGGGAACGGCCAGGAGCACGAGATCCTGGCTGGGCAACACCTCGGCCAGAAGCGGGGCTTCCAGGGGCTGATCCAGCCCGGCAGTCTCGATTACGGCCTTCCGGAGTCGGGCAACGAACAGGCCGCCCATCCGTCCGCCCGAACCGATCACGCAGCAACGTGAGATCCGGTCGACGGCGCGGCTGCCCGTGCCGGCCGGCGGAGCCGTCAATGATGTCATGAAGTCTCCTGTCCGGCCGCGTGCAAGCCGACTTTCAGTTCGGCCCAGCGGTTCCAGAATTCCGGAAAGGATTTGGCCACGCAGCTCGGCTGGTCCAGGTCCACGCCGATTCCGGCCAGTTCCAGGAGCGAGAGGCTCATGGCCAAACGGTGGTCGCCGTAGGTCTTGAAGGCGAAGCGCCGACCCGCGGGAAGAGGCGCCGGCTCGATGCGCATGCCGTCTTCCAGGGGAGTGGCCTTGGTTCCGATACGGGTGAGTTCCGTGACCACGGCGTCCAAACGATCGCTTTCCTTGATGCGCAGATGAGCCACGTTGCGGATGGTGGTGGTTCCCTCGGCCTGGGCCGCAACGGCCGCCACCGTGGGTACCAGGTCGGGGCAGGAGCCCATGTCCAGGTCCACGCCATGCAACCGGCCGCCCGCGACCACGACCTCGTTCTCCTTCCAGGTGACCCCGGCGCCCATTCGGGCCAGGATGTCCGCGATGGCCCGGTCGCCCTGGAGAGAGTCGGCGTTCAGCCCCCGCAGACCCACCGGAACACGGCTCAGCGCGCCGGCGGCCAGAAAGTACGAGGCGTTGCTCCAGTCTCCTTCCACGGCCATGTCCCGGGGCTGATACGCGCCGGGCTGGACCACGATGCGCAGGCGTGCGGGAACCACATTTCCAGGGGCTTGCCAGGGCACGTCCGTCCAGCGTTCATCCTGCAGGCTCTGGACCTGGAAGCGTGCCCCGAACCGTTCCATGATCTGCAACGTCAGGCCGACATAGGGCCAGGAGACCACCTTGCTCCCGCCGATCCGGACGGTCAGGGGGGCATGGGCCAAGGGCGCGGCCAAAAGCAGGCCGGAGAGGTACTGGCTGGATTCGTCGAGATCGATGGATACTTCGCCGCCGGGCAGGCCCGCGGCCCGCAGGAGCAGGGGCGGGCAGCCCTGCTGTTCCAGGTAGTCGACATCCGTACCCTGCTCGCGCAGGGCCCGGACCAGGCTGGCAATGGGGCGGGCGTGCATCTTGCCTCGGCCCTGGATGCGGAACGCTCCCTGGCCCGCGGCCAAAACCGCCGTCAGCAGACGGCAGGTCGTGCCCGATTCGCCCACGTCCATGACCAGCGGTTCCTGGTCGTCCTGGCTCTGGCGACCCTGAGGGCCGCGAGGCATGCCGGAGACCGTGTACCGGCCCGGTTCGTCACGCTGGATCAGGGCCGAGGCCAGGGCCAGAATGTCTCGGGTGCGTTCGAGGTCCTCGCTTTCCAGGACATTGGACAGGCGGGATTTGCCCGGAGCCAGGGCCGCGGCGATGAGCACGCGGTGGGACAGGGACTTGGAGGCCGGAGCCTGGAGGATGATCGGAGAGGGTTGTGTGGTCATGGTGCGTCCTTGATGAAGCAGAAAATAATGATCATGTGTCGGCGGAAACGTCCAGGTAGGGACCCGACGGGTAACTGCCCAGAATCCGCAGGGTATGGCAGTTATCGCGCAGGTCAGCCAGAACCCGCTGGTATTCCTCACGGCTGATGTCGCATTCCAGGTCCACGAAAAAGACGTACTTCCATTTCTCGCCGCGAAATGGGCGTGATTCCAGTTTTTTCATGTTGATGCCTTCCCGGGCCAGCAGGTTCAGGACTGCGGCCAAGGAACCGGGCTTGTCCGGCAGGGTGAACAGGATGGACGTCTTGTCCTGATTGCCCGTTCCGGCCGGGACGGAACCGATGACCAGAAATCGGGTCCAGTTGTCCGGCTGATCCTCGATGCGCTGGGCCAGGGCGGTCAGGCCGAGCATTTGGCCGAGGCGGACATGGCCGATGGCGGCACTGTCCGGTTCCTCCAGGACCCGGCGGGCCGCGGCGGCCGTGCTTTCCGCGGGTACGATGCCGGCCGTGGGCAACTGGGCGCGCAGCCAGGCGGAACATTGCTCCAGGGCCTGGGGATGGGAATAGACCCGTTTCACGTCGGCCATCTGCCGGGCCGTGGAGAGCAGGGCGTGGCTGATCTTGCAGTAGATTTCCGCCTGAACATGGACCTCGAACTGCAGAAACAGGTCCAGGCTCTGTCCGACGGTGCCCTGCAGGGAATTTTCCAGGGGGATCACGCCCAGTTCGGCTTCCTTGCGCACGATGGCCGTGAAGACTTCATGCAGGGTCGGCTTGGGCCGGAATTCCCCGCTGTGGCCGAGGTATTCCACTCCGGCGAAGTAGGAAAACGTGCCTTCGGGGCCGAGGTAAACGATGGTTTGCGGTCGCTGCAAACGGCGGGAGGAGGAGAGGATTTCCCGGTAGATGGTACGCAGGTGCTCTTCCGGAAGCGGGCCGGGATTGGCCGCGATCAGTTTGGTCAGGAGTTCCTTCTCGCGAAAGGGTTTGAAGATGATGTCCTTCTGGTCCCGCTTCAGCCGTCCGACCTCCAGGCTGAAGGCCGCCCGGCGGTTCAGGAGGGTCAGAAGCTCACGGTCCACGGCGTCGATCCCCTGCCGCAGTTCGCTCATCCGGGTAGGAGTTTCTTCGGAGAGGGATGGCTGGCTGTTGTTCTGGCTCATGCTTCGCTGATCTCCTCGCTAATGGCCATGCCGAAATGGCGTCCCGCCGTGTCCAGGCGGCACAGCACCTCGTCGCCGGGAGCCAGAGCCACCACGCTGACCGGGGTCCCGTCAGGACGCACCAGGCGGATGGTTTCCGCGTTTTGCAGGAAGATCGTCCCCCTGCGTTCGCCGCATACCGCGACAATCAGGATCAGGGGGCGGATTTCAATCTTGGCGCGGCCGACCACGGCCAAGGATGTCCGGCCCTGGGCGTCCACGACCAGCACTTCCCTTCCGGCGGAAATTTCGCCGAGATAGGCGGTCCGGTCGCGGGGCAGCAGGGTGTAGGCATGCACGGCGCCGGCATTGATACGGAACGGTCTGGCCGCGACATAGGGATTGTCTTCGGTTTCGGCATGGACCAGGAAGGTGAAGGCGCTGGAATTGCCCACCAGCATGCCCTGGCCGGTGCGCAGCAAAGAGCAGGTGTCCACGCAGACCCGGTGGCCCAGGCCCACGGGCGTGATCTCCTCGATCCGGGCCGTGTCCAGGTCCAGGCGGCCCTCGGAGAGTTTCAAGGCGGCCACGATGGCTTTCAATTCCTGCACTGCTTCGGGCAGGACAACCACGAAATCAACGCCGCGTTCCAGGATCCCCGCGGCGAGTCGGGCCTGGTCCAGGGATGCAACCTCCACGCCCAGCCCATTACCCTGGGCCAGAATGTTTTCTACGGGAATGATCTCCCAGCCGAGACGCAGCAGGACCTTGCCCTGGGTGCGCAGGCAGTGCACGGCCTGTTCTTCGTCGGCCTTCTGTTCCAGACAGATTGTTTCCATTTCGTTCTCGGCCAGGACCTGAACGCGGCCCAGGGCCCTGATCTCGTCAACCCGGTCCGCGGGAGCAATCAGGGCGTCCACTCCGGATTCCAGGGCCAAAGTCACGGAGGTCTTGTCGAAGGGAACGGCTTTAAACCAGACTTGGGGCATGATGTTGTCCTCTTGTTGTCGCGTCTCTTTCAGCAGAGCAAGCTGCTTCGCCGAGGTCCGACTTGTCTTGATTTTACTGCAGCAGTTCCATGGCCTGGGCCACTTCCCAGTCGTCATGGACGATGCCGTGCAGGGCCTGAACCAGGCGGGAAGGCTGCTTGGCCTGGAAGATGTTGCGGCCGATGGACAATCCCGCGCCGCCGGCCTGGAGGCTGTCGTAGACCATGCGCACCAGGTCCTCGCTACTGTCCAGCTTTGGGCCGCCGGCGATGACCACGGGAACGCAGCACCCGTCCACAACGGGACGGAAGGTGTCGATGCTGCCGGTGTACGGCACCTTGACCACGTCCGCGCCCAATTCCACCCCGACCCGGGCGCACTGGGCGACTACTTCCGGATCGTACTCGCTGGGAATCTTCGGGCCGCGGGCATAGACCATGGCCAATACGGGCATGCCCCAATCCATGGCCGAAGTGGTCACCCGACCCATCTGCTCCAGCATGTGCCGCTCGGTCTCGTCGCCGAGGTTGATGTGCAGGCTGACCGCGTCCGCCCCCAGCTTGATGGCGTCTTCCACCGTGCCGACCAGGGTCTTGGCGTTGGGAAAGGGGGACAGGGACGTGCTGGCGGAAAGATGGACGATCAGTCCGATGTCCGCGCCGCGGCCGCGATGGGAGCAGCGCACCAGCCCCTTGTGCAGGATGATGGCGTTGGCTC
It encodes:
- a CDS encoding 3-dehydroquinate synthase II family protein, with protein sequence MPQVWFKAVPFDKTSVTLALESGVDALIAPADRVDEIRALGRVQVLAENEMETICLEQKADEEQAVHCLRTQGKVLLRLGWEIIPVENILAQGNGLGVEVASLDQARLAAGILERGVDFVVVLPEAVQELKAIVAALKLSEGRLDLDTARIEEITPVGLGHRVCVDTCSLLRTGQGMLVGNSSAFTFLVHAETEDNPYVAARPFRINAGAVHAYTLLPRDRTAYLGEISAGREVLVVDAQGRTSLAVVGRAKIEIRPLILIVAVCGERRGTIFLQNAETIRLVRPDGTPVSVVALAPGDEVLCRLDTAGRHFGMAISEEISEA
- a CDS encoding 2-amino-3,7-dideoxy-D-threo-hept-6-ulosonate synthase, whose product is MHLGKAVRLERIFNRNTGRTIVVPMDHGVSVGPISGLVDMRESINNVAEGGANAIILHKGLVRCSHRGRGADIGLIVHLSASTSLSPFPNAKTLVGTVEDAIKLGADAVSLHINLGDETERHMLEQMGRVTTSAMDWGMPVLAMVYARGPKIPSEYDPEVVAQCARVGVELGADVVKVPYTGSIDTFRPVVDGCCVPVVIAGGPKLDSSEDLVRMVYDSLQAGGAGLSIGRNIFQAKQPSRLVQALHGIVHDDWEVAQAMELLQ
- the aroA gene encoding 3-phosphoshikimate 1-carboxyvinyltransferase; translation: MTTQPSPIILQAPASKSLSHRVLIAAALAPGKSRLSNVLESEDLERTRDILALASALIQRDEPGRYTVSGMPRGPQGRQSQDDQEPLVMDVGESGTTCRLLTAVLAAGQGAFRIQGRGKMHARPIASLVRALREQGTDVDYLEQQGCPPLLLRAAGLPGGEVSIDLDESSQYLSGLLLAAPLAHAPLTVRIGGSKVVSWPYVGLTLQIMERFGARFQVQSLQDERWTDVPWQAPGNVVPARLRIVVQPGAYQPRDMAVEGDWSNASYFLAAGALSRVPVGLRGLNADSLQGDRAIADILARMGAGVTWKENEVVVAGGRLHGVDLDMGSCPDLVPTVAAVAAQAEGTTTIRNVAHLRIKESDRLDAVVTELTRIGTKATPLEDGMRIEPAPLPAGRRFAFKTYGDHRLAMSLSLLELAGIGVDLDQPSCVAKSFPEFWNRWAELKVGLHAAGQETS
- a CDS encoding anthranilate synthase component I family protein, with the translated sequence MHIDLPQTGQWLAADVQTPISLFLGLVGKRPGILLESAEVDGRLGRYSLIAWDFRMRLSCRDGRMDVQTHDSRLKGLEKLDGEEFISALREIMATLRITAQDEFADLPPLVRGLYGYFGYGMAGLFEPKLAPLLPPSQADCCLVLPGRVALFDHLHHRCCVLGLDPDRNSVEELQKAVPDEPPVVGQVRHIPDGDEFMERVRRTKELIRTGEVIQTVISTRFEAPFSGEPFVLYRRLRQINPSPYMFFMRLPRLTLLGSSPELLVRCEAGLLQSRPIAGTRPRGETEVLDRQLAEELLADPKERAEHVMLVDLGRNDLGRIAAPGTVEVGKYMQVERFSHVMHMTSYVQAQLAEGKDALDVLQSTFPAGTVSGAPKIRAMEIIADQEQLPRGPYAGAVGWLGLNPANGPRRNEVNLDTGITIRSLWVRDGQVHFQAGAGIVHDSDPFKEWEECHNKARVLLEAFKRQGGSDVFTYR
- a CDS encoding prephenate dehydrogenase/arogenate dehydrogenase family protein, producing the protein MTSLTAPPAGTGSRAVDRISRCCVIGSGGRMGGLFVARLRKAVIETAGLDQPLEAPLLAEVLPSQDLVLLAVPAPAMEEVLVKCAPHCRPDAILVDICSVKVQPLRLMLQYHPGPVVGTHPLFGQDPGEAPRVAVVPGRDDQATQTVSSVLEDLGFQTFPTTAETHDRAMAAIQGLNFVTTAAYLAALAGDDGLRDFLTPSFERRLEAARKMLTEDAALFADLFEANPYSQDAVRQFRSHLNIAAGGDVDVLAQRAGWWWRSS
- the pheA gene encoding prephenate dehydratase — protein: MSQNNSQPSLSEETPTRMSELRQGIDAVDRELLTLLNRRAAFSLEVGRLKRDQKDIIFKPFREKELLTKLIAANPGPLPEEHLRTIYREILSSSRRLQRPQTIVYLGPEGTFSYFAGVEYLGHSGEFRPKPTLHEVFTAIVRKEAELGVIPLENSLQGTVGQSLDLFLQFEVHVQAEIYCKISHALLSTARQMADVKRVYSHPQALEQCSAWLRAQLPTAGIVPAESTAAAARRVLEEPDSAAIGHVRLGQMLGLTALAQRIEDQPDNWTRFLVIGSVPAGTGNQDKTSILFTLPDKPGSLAAVLNLLAREGINMKKLESRPFRGEKWKYVFFVDLECDISREEYQRVLADLRDNCHTLRILGSYPSGPYLDVSADT